One segment of Gammaproteobacteria bacterium DNA contains the following:
- a CDS encoding cache domain-containing protein: MLIFNSLRKKVVYLISSIMIVTSIAIMYYTYQDAGKAILKIQVNSADIVLTLVELNISAGYSRLLSDKIEILARLYKELKYLSVIIKSSIDEKINLTRQGTLDREKAQQSVLEWVSKLHLGPEEFMIFDEKGIILSHTRPEFVNFSISNIREMKGRSLFEISSYDVLKDDGQSAVFYWKNDLNNKDDIVDSKKIGYFVPIKQWKWTFGTMISFDDIEAESRKKLEKIIEILKKTFSDIKIGRTAYVFLFDGDKKMLIPPPTYQENSFEWQQKMINKNTGNNLFDDLMTTANSNSEYIRYADPFAGKNEIMEGFVSYFKAFDWYIVVVVPLQEIQEPTQVLLTRQSIIIACIFLGGLLLSLVIVSKISSPINALTSYAKTLPNQDFTIELRPSSELVKGLVTKYNDEVGRLAESFIFMEMELRKNMKNAIESNAAKERLEREAAEEANRSKSEFLANMSHELRTPLNHIIGFTELIVDKSFGELNELQEEYLNDVLTSSRHLLSLINDILDLSKVEAGKMELQLSTIDPEPILERSLTMVKEKIMKHGIELRKEIDKLPLSIYADERKLKQIFYNLISNAAKFTPEKGKICISARLLKLSVLNNNQFQINAGKRLLTLDSQQITNIIAKNERDKNIGFNGQFLEFSVADTGIGIAVEDQERIFSPFVQADGSASRKYQGTGLGLTLTRKLVELHGGVITVESDGKDKGSIFSFFIPYYYHQDATDQLQPDSTLRVANLEFNGNKHCFNDGPEAV; the protein is encoded by the coding sequence ATGCTTATTTTTAACTCATTGCGAAAGAAAGTCGTTTATTTGATTTCATCAATAATGATTGTAACTTCTATCGCTATTATGTATTACACTTATCAAGATGCAGGTAAAGCTATTCTTAAAATTCAAGTAAATTCTGCCGATATCGTTCTTACATTGGTTGAGCTAAATATATCGGCCGGATATAGCAGGCTACTATCTGACAAGATCGAAATATTGGCAAGGTTATATAAAGAATTAAAGTACTTATCGGTTATTATAAAATCATCTATTGATGAGAAAATTAATTTGACTCGCCAGGGAACGCTGGATAGAGAGAAAGCACAGCAATCTGTACTAGAATGGGTGAGTAAATTGCATTTGGGTCCAGAGGAATTTATGATTTTCGATGAAAAGGGAATTATATTAAGCCATACTAGACCTGAGTTTGTAAATTTCTCTATTAGTAACATTCGAGAGATGAAGGGCCGGTCTTTATTTGAAATTTCGAGTTATGATGTTCTTAAAGATGATGGTCAATCGGCGGTGTTTTATTGGAAAAATGACCTTAATAACAAAGATGATATTGTTGATAGCAAAAAAATCGGATATTTTGTTCCAATAAAACAATGGAAGTGGACATTTGGAACCATGATTAGTTTTGACGATATCGAAGCGGAAAGTCGAAAAAAATTAGAAAAAATTATTGAAATACTGAAAAAAACTTTTTCAGATATTAAAATCGGGAGGACCGCCTATGTATTCTTATTTGATGGCGATAAAAAAATGTTGATTCCGCCTCCAACTTACCAAGAAAATAGTTTTGAGTGGCAACAGAAAATGATTAATAAAAATACTGGGAATAATTTATTTGATGATTTAATGACAACCGCCAATTCAAATAGTGAGTACATTCGCTATGCTGATCCATTTGCTGGGAAAAATGAAATAATGGAAGGTTTTGTGAGTTACTTCAAAGCCTTTGATTGGTATATTGTTGTTGTGGTTCCTTTGCAAGAAATTCAAGAGCCGACGCAGGTTTTATTAACTCGTCAGAGTATCATCATTGCTTGCATCTTCTTAGGCGGCCTTCTTCTTAGCCTAGTGATTGTTTCTAAGATATCAAGTCCAATTAATGCCTTAACCTCTTACGCAAAAACATTACCGAATCAAGATTTTACAATTGAATTAAGACCATCTAGCGAATTGGTTAAAGGTTTAGTTACTAAATATAATGATGAGGTCGGCCGACTAGCTGAATCCTTTATATTTATGGAAATGGAATTAAGGAAGAACATGAAAAATGCGATTGAATCGAATGCCGCTAAAGAACGTTTGGAGAGAGAGGCTGCGGAAGAAGCGAATAGATCGAAGAGCGAGTTTTTAGCAAATATGAGTCACGAGCTGCGTACGCCTTTAAATCACATTATCGGATTCACAGAATTGATCGTAGATAAAAGCTTTGGTGAATTGAATGAATTGCAAGAAGAGTATTTGAATGATGTCCTTACGAGCAGCCGTCATTTGCTGTCTTTAATCAATGATATATTGGATCTATCCAAAGTCGAAGCAGGTAAAATGGAATTACAGCTGTCTACGATCGATCCTGAACCAATCCTTGAAAGGAGCTTAACAATGGTTAAGGAAAAGATCATGAAGCATGGAATAGAATTGAGAAAAGAAATTGATAAGCTACCTTTGAGCATCTACGCTGACGAACGCAAGTTAAAGCAGATTTTTTACAACTTAATTTCAAATGCAGCTAAATTTACTCCTGAAAAAGGCAAGATTTGTATATCTGCAAGATTATTAAAGTTATCTGTTCTTAATAATAACCAGTTTCAAATTAATGCTGGAAAGAGACTCCTTACGTTGGATTCGCAACAGATAACAAACATAATTGCCAAGAATGAGCGAGATAAAAATATTGGGTTCAATGGCCAATTTCTAGAGTTTTCAGTAGCTGATACGGGAATTGGCATTGCAGTGGAGGATCAAGAGCGTATATTTTCGCCGTTTGTACAAGCGGATGGTTCAGCAAGCAGGAAATATCAAGGCACCGGTTTGGGTTTGACCTTAACTAGGAAGTTGGTGGAATTGCATGGCGGTGTAATTACCGTTGAAAGCGATGGGAAAGATAAGGGAAGTATTTTCAGCTTTTTCATTCCCTACTACTACCACCAAGATGCAACAGATCAGCTACAACCTGATTCTACATTAAGAGTAGCTAATCTAGAATTTAATGGCAATAAACATTGCTTTAATGATGGCCCGGAGGCTGTATGA
- a CDS encoding diguanylate cyclase, with product MKTRDSCYYPTVMIVDKDISNDNSVLDLLNNEDCLVQTAVGFIEILESFKKCIPDIIILDEKIIFDEGFGVISAIRDLAIDKSLSIIVVTENLNSEISEKTIHAGVDELLNKPFDSIELIARIKSVFSLKMYQEQLKIRKETLFDFSNNSQTNEDLYDSKAPLFKVLLVDNNSKNAKAIMDIFEYDDDLSFYLVDTGEKSITMALDSNFDLIIFDTLLPDMNALDAFKRIKRIDIYKQVPVIFVSATHDYNYRVICLEHEVDEFFFKPINPKVFNMKFKFLLKRKIKTDKLLTEYMIAFDYATRDGLTGLYKRNYFMKCLDLEIKKVKRTKMCLSVMMIDVDNFKIINDGVGHLEGDAILRDVGKVISNNIREVDVAARYGGEEFIILLLNTEKLYASIIAQRIQSALSDLSLPSKLLNSIDKLTVSVGIADYPYSSKSPIDLINKADQVLYQAKKTGKNKVCLYDDQLI from the coding sequence ATGAAAACTAGAGATAGTTGTTACTATCCTACAGTAATGATTGTCGATAAAGACATATCTAACGATAACTCAGTACTTGATCTTCTTAATAATGAAGATTGTCTTGTTCAAACTGCTGTTGGTTTTATTGAGATATTGGAAAGTTTTAAAAAATGCATACCAGATATTATCATTTTAGATGAAAAAATTATTTTTGATGAAGGTTTTGGGGTTATTAGTGCTATAAGGGATCTTGCTATTGACAAAAGTTTATCGATCATAGTAGTTACTGAAAACCTTAACTCAGAAATTTCAGAAAAAACTATCCATGCGGGTGTAGATGAATTATTAAATAAGCCTTTTGATAGCATAGAATTGATTGCCCGTATTAAGTCAGTGTTTAGTTTAAAAATGTATCAAGAGCAACTCAAGATTAGAAAAGAAACTTTATTTGATTTTTCCAATAATTCGCAAACTAATGAAGACCTGTATGACAGTAAAGCGCCACTGTTTAAGGTGTTACTCGTTGACAATAATTCTAAAAACGCAAAAGCAATAATGGATATTTTTGAATACGATGATGATTTATCTTTTTATTTAGTGGATACAGGTGAAAAATCTATTACCATGGCGCTAGATTCTAATTTCGATTTAATAATATTTGATACTCTATTGCCTGACATGAACGCCTTAGATGCGTTTAAGAGGATTAAAAGGATAGATATCTATAAACAGGTGCCTGTAATATTTGTTTCTGCTACTCATGATTATAATTATAGAGTAATATGTCTTGAGCACGAAGTTGATGAATTTTTCTTCAAGCCTATTAATCCTAAAGTATTCAATATGAAATTTAAATTTTTATTAAAAAGGAAAATCAAAACAGATAAATTATTAACAGAATATATGATCGCATTTGATTATGCTACAAGAGATGGTCTAACAGGTTTATATAAGAGGAATTATTTTATGAAATGCTTGGATCTTGAGATTAAAAAGGTAAAGCGTACTAAGATGTGCCTGTCCGTTATGATGATTGATGTAGATAACTTTAAAATTATTAATGACGGTGTTGGACATCTGGAAGGAGACGCCATTCTGCGTGATGTGGGAAAAGTTATTTCAAATAATATTCGTGAGGTTGACGTGGCGGCGCGATATGGTGGCGAAGAATTTATTATATTGCTACTAAATACTGAAAAGCTGTATGCATCGATAATCGCACAGAGAATTCAGTCTGCATTATCAGATTTATCATTACCCTCAAAACTACTCAACAGTATTGATAAATTAACTGTCAGTGTAGGGATCGCTGATTATCCATATAGCTCAAAATCGCCCATCGATTTAATCAATAAAGCTGATCAGGTATTATATCAGGCAAAAAAAACTGGAAAAAACAAAGTTTGCTTGTACGATGATCAATTAATCTGA
- a CDS encoding diguanylate cyclase, whose product MMNTLQELDVKNELALDYKDGVTNLYGHSLFQIAVDYEIKRSERYGKEFCLALIDADRFSFYNEKNGYAQGDLILKRIAEAIEISIRKADIVARYAGDQFVIIFTETNIADGLKISERTRKAIYEATDEKLTVSIGVVNYPNDGKSRPSLISKAHKTLSEAKIKGGNIVYYFDNKTISSKKNQSILSNVLVVDDNLINLKVFQAMLATEGYQIILADNGSDALHCVEKHSIDLILLDVMMPGIDGYEVCQRLKTNEKTRLIPIILITALDDAPSKIKGIEAGADDFITKPPNKVELLARVKSLIKFNNLNKNLADVKNILISIATAVEAKDSYTQGHVERVANFSVAIGKKFGLSDKEIEALWFAGILHDVGKIGIPDIVLNKNGKLNDNEWEIIKKHPTIGYKICLPLNNNLGLALEGILHHHERLDGSGYPDGIKGDLIPEIARIVAVVDLYDALVTDRPYRKGMDNEKALSIINDEAVSGKLDARVAKALFEVVSS is encoded by the coding sequence ATGATGAATACTTTGCAAGAACTTGATGTAAAAAATGAGCTTGCCCTTGACTATAAGGACGGTGTTACTAATCTGTACGGCCATAGTTTATTTCAAATTGCTGTTGACTACGAGATTAAGCGATCGGAAAGATATGGCAAGGAATTCTGTTTGGCTTTGATCGATGCTGACCGATTTTCATTCTATAATGAAAAAAATGGTTATGCTCAGGGAGATTTAATACTTAAAAGAATTGCGGAAGCGATCGAAATCAGCATACGCAAGGCGGATATTGTAGCGCGATATGCTGGAGATCAGTTTGTCATTATCTTTACTGAGACAAATATTGCCGATGGACTCAAGATAAGCGAACGAACTAGAAAGGCAATCTATGAGGCGACTGATGAAAAATTAACTGTCAGCATAGGAGTGGTTAATTATCCGAACGATGGAAAATCAAGACCTTCTTTAATTTCTAAAGCACACAAGACCTTAAGCGAAGCTAAAATTAAAGGCGGTAATATCGTTTATTATTTTGATAATAAAACAATTTCATCTAAAAAAAATCAAAGCATCCTATCGAATGTACTGGTTGTAGATGACAACCTAATCAATTTAAAGGTTTTCCAGGCAATGTTAGCTACTGAAGGATATCAGATCATTCTAGCCGATAATGGTAGCGATGCTTTGCATTGTGTAGAAAAGCATAGTATCGATTTAATTCTGCTCGATGTAATGATGCCTGGCATCGATGGTTATGAAGTTTGTCAGCGTTTAAAGACGAATGAAAAAACCCGCTTAATTCCTATTATTTTGATCACGGCTTTAGATGATGCTCCTTCAAAAATTAAGGGAATTGAAGCTGGCGCCGATGATTTTATTACTAAGCCGCCTAATAAAGTGGAACTTTTGGCAAGAGTTAAATCATTAATAAAGTTTAATAATCTAAACAAAAATCTAGCTGATGTCAAAAATATTCTAATATCCATTGCGACTGCTGTAGAAGCCAAGGATAGCTATACCCAGGGTCATGTGGAACGAGTGGCCAATTTTTCGGTTGCTATCGGAAAAAAATTTGGGCTATCTGATAAAGAAATCGAGGCGTTATGGTTTGCCGGAATTTTACATGATGTTGGTAAAATTGGTATTCCTGATATCGTGCTAAATAAAAATGGAAAACTAAATGATAACGAATGGGAAATAATTAAAAAACATCCTACCATAGGATATAAAATATGCTTACCTCTAAATAATAATTTAGGCCTTGCTTTGGAAGGTATTCTTCATCACCATGAAAGACTTGATGGAAGCGGTTACCCGGATGGCATAAAAGGAGATCTTATTCCAGAAATTGCGCGTATTGTTGCTGTCGTAGATTTATATGATGCCTTGGTTACAGATAGGCCCTATCGAAAGGGAATGGATAATGAAAAAGCGTTGAGCATAATAAACGATGAAGCAGTATCTGGTAAATTGGATGCCAGAGTTGCTAAAGCATTATTTGAGGTTGTTTCAAGTTGA
- a CDS encoding aminopeptidase P N-terminal domain-containing protein → MFARTIPAAVFARRRRALMDLMGPNSVALLPAAAEAPRNRDVYYPYRQDSDFYYLTGFPEPEAIAALIPGAEQEFLLFCRDRDPHMEIWHGRRAGPRGARERYGADNAYSIAQLDKILLPLLENRERVYYAIGYRPEFDEQVMSWINQTRAKTRTGVQAPVTFIALEHLLHPLRRCKQAEEIAVMRESARIACDAHCQAMQICRPGMMEYEIEAEFFHTFLRNGAGWSYPPIVAGGDNSCILHYTENNAELRDGDVLLIDAGAELDGYASDITRTFPVNGRFSGEQRVIYELVLAAQKAAIDKVRPGGHFNEPHDAAIRVLTEGLIALGLLRGDVEEVVKAEQYKLFYMHRTSHWLGMDVHDVGSYKTGEDWQVFASGMVTTIEPGLYIPAGTKTVDEGWAQLGIHLETDVDERWQRIGVRIEDDVLVTEGEPEVLTAAAPKEIDEIETLMRN, encoded by the coding sequence ATGTTTGCTCGTACTATTCCCGCTGCCGTGTTTGCCCGTCGTCGCCGCGCGTTGATGGATCTGATGGGGCCAAATTCGGTTGCGCTATTACCTGCAGCAGCAGAAGCGCCGCGCAATCGCGATGTTTATTATCCCTATCGCCAGGACAGCGATTTCTACTATCTCACCGGTTTTCCGGAACCCGAAGCGATCGCCGCGTTGATTCCGGGCGCAGAACAGGAATTCTTGCTATTCTGTCGTGATCGCGATCCGCACATGGAAATCTGGCATGGCCGCCGCGCTGGTCCTCGGGGCGCCAGAGAACGCTATGGTGCGGATAACGCATATTCGATTGCGCAGCTGGACAAAATCCTGTTGCCACTCTTGGAGAACCGCGAGCGAGTGTATTACGCCATTGGTTACCGTCCGGAGTTTGATGAGCAAGTGATGAGCTGGATCAATCAGACTCGCGCCAAAACCCGCACCGGCGTGCAGGCGCCGGTGACCTTCATCGCTCTCGAGCATTTGCTGCATCCCCTGCGGCGTTGCAAGCAGGCGGAAGAAATCGCGGTGATGCGCGAATCAGCGCGGATCGCCTGCGACGCGCATTGCCAGGCGATGCAGATCTGTCGGCCTGGCATGATGGAGTATGAAATCGAGGCGGAATTTTTCCATACTTTCCTGCGTAATGGAGCCGGTTGGTCCTATCCTCCCATCGTCGCCGGCGGCGATAACAGTTGTATCTTGCATTACACTGAGAATAATGCGGAATTGCGGGATGGCGATGTGCTATTGATCGATGCCGGCGCGGAACTGGACGGCTATGCGTCCGACATTACGCGCACCTTCCCTGTTAATGGACGCTTTTCCGGGGAGCAACGGGTGATTTATGAACTGGTGCTGGCCGCGCAGAAGGCTGCGATTGACAAGGTGCGACCTGGTGGTCATTTCAATGAACCACATGATGCGGCGATCCGCGTTCTGACCGAGGGTCTGATTGCGTTGGGGTTGTTGCGGGGTGATGTCGAGGAAGTGGTCAAGGCGGAGCAATACAAGCTGTTTTATATGCATCGCACCAGTCATTGGTTGGGCATGGACGTACATGACGTCGGCAGCTATAAAACTGGTGAGGATTGGCAGGTTTTTGCGTCGGGTATGGTCACCACGATTGAACCGGGGTTGTATATTCCCGCTGGCACAAAAACGGTCGATGAGGGCTGGGCGCAACTCGGTATTCATCTGGAAACCGATGTCGACGAACGCTGGCAGCGCATTGGTGTGCGCATTGAGGATGACGTGCTGGTGACGGAAGGGGAACCTGAAGTACTGACTGCTGCCGCGCCGAAAGAGATTGATGAGATCGAGACGTTGATGCGGAATTAA
- a CDS encoding UPF0149 family protein, whose translation MSDQNASRFEMLSPLLKPIDPAELHGLLCGLLCTDASLDRDQWIHKAREALVEDSGYSHALDELILQLFDENASQIGNLDEPVTLLLPDDDTPLSERVRALGSWCQGLLYGLGLGESGWSDRLGAESAEFLKDVADIAKIGFDTDKGNETDENAYAEVVEYLRVGLMLLQQDRQ comes from the coding sequence ATGTCCGATCAAAATGCGTCCCGATTCGAGATGCTAAGCCCGTTGCTAAAACCGATCGACCCTGCTGAATTGCATGGACTGCTCTGCGGTTTGTTATGTACAGACGCCAGTCTGGACCGTGATCAATGGATACATAAGGCACGAGAAGCGCTGGTTGAGGACAGCGGATATTCCCATGCCCTGGATGAGCTAATCTTGCAACTATTTGATGAGAATGCCAGCCAAATCGGTAACCTGGATGAGCCTGTGACCCTGCTGCTGCCGGACGATGATACGCCTTTGTCCGAACGGGTACGCGCATTGGGAAGCTGGTGCCAGGGGCTGCTCTATGGACTGGGTCTCGGCGAGAGTGGTTGGAGCGACCGGTTAGGCGCAGAAAGTGCGGAATTTCTCAAAGATGTCGCGGATATTGCTAAAATCGGTTTCGATACCGATAAAGGTAACGAAACCGATGAAAACGCTTATGCGGAAGTGGTCGAATACTTGCGGGTTGGATTGATGCTGCTTCAGCAGGACCGCCAATAG